A stretch of Monomorium pharaonis isolate MP-MQ-018 chromosome 7, ASM1337386v2, whole genome shotgun sequence DNA encodes these proteins:
- the LOC105836576 gene encoding anillin isoform X2, whose protein sequence is MEPFIQRMLERAQARREKLDEQLSNAGHDVKRRRSPLKNANALLQQATATNENLVKKSPVKAAAVSASPVKSPRKSPVSKNLVSENVQNNKENGESYNVETYNVRSKLHRLGKLYSDDNLELSSPIHRTEEKFTAEESNEDHKPVRRGARLERLAGLASKINNWEDDLSHPTLTNSKLGSSKAEKIQAKFNEQVKSGLESQPSTSGINKWVTNGRKSKDSSPIKQLKLDKTVLENLEAQGFSRTKSNSRLVYDYKHCSQESNTVASRSSPNKFISTARQQAEKKQITPVKYDGSPRSKKTESDASVTASPVNSSKSNDSKVLNTSENVKSANTTSSSRLPSRTLFNGSPKTFVQPSGSVLEKASMFEAKHTETKAKDPAQMSLAERMALFERNKGEALIPKAPLTMSIPPKKLQEKDKQLGSHFESSPINNRNADVQSRTVLEQRAIFEQGNNKHKVEEMENHILQATYAERQRELTMLRSRFNANKEVARTAAGSCVRTSESSEGGGKASSPKNSPICPVKPTPAPDHIAPPPPPPPLPQPEIISYHSKSSSVKRQVVGSPPKVQHLNATSDIKRIRVCPPKSGSLYPNLSEIEITESESDTEYTGNSSEAVTATIDEKTETETETTSEADYYHDEADQETESDQESEQNSSFGRMSFGRSILHALDQRSMFIKETNKKRCIEPNPDSTTTDISILDDLDEILDEELDNDVKEGPTPPKINKGCEYLPYNSSKYRSPLKDLDKIEDGNKRIPLVRTVSAYRRQQSQLAKTNSTRHEMESSPISGAEKHEDESILVENKVKRLLDEIRTQQKKIEEASKALNLCHATIEFNGSTEHVGGEWALLVATHKRQAALNEVQRLKREGTLRPVKAGSPEMQESGSLSISAITLPLRQEYFRNMGMNTYLHCVCLMYYLGEVVATQAATADPGDSCIRFSSMLKLENLHNDFKILVEVYTFQTQPKYLPHEKKYHISHNVKAVNKTPKKKNQFVMPDIQSPAGPNAIRSPAFELSGTAIITLNDINREQFTLLCEMSSHSPLEGRLRMHISRELSISVEHRGFLTIFEDITNLGAWRRRWCWLKDAKLYYWIHPEDEHKKSPIELLDLEAVITRNIQFINREKYARPFTFLLEVSRPAQSGDANNLIMKTDGKNTIIEHFLLADTKEEGLQWMSKLNKTLSLIRAWKPGRN, encoded by the exons ATGGAGCCCTTCATTCAG CGCATGTTGGAGCGTGCTCAGGCAAGGAGAGAGAAATTGGACGAGCAGTTGTCAAATGCAGGACATGATGTTAAAAGGAGACGGAGCCCTTTGAAGAATGCAAATGCTTTGTTACAACAAGCCACAG caacaaatgaaaatttagtcaaaaaaTCGCCAGTTAAAGCAGCTGCAGTTAGCGCAAGTCCTGTCAAATCTCCTCGCAAATCTCCAGTATCTAAAAATCTTGTGTCTGAAAATGTACAAAACAATAAGGAGAACGGTGAATCTTACAATGTTGAAACTTATAATGTGCGATCTAAGCTGCATAGACttggaaaattatattctg ATGATAATCTTGAATTAAGTTCACCCATACATAGGACTGAAGAAAAATTTACTGCTGAAGAAAGTAATGAGGATCATAAACCAGTCAGGAGAGGTGCTAGACTTGAAAGATTAGCAGGTTTAGCTTCGAAGATTAATAATTGGGAGGATGATTTATCTCATCCAACATTAACTAATTCTAAG CTTGGAAGTAGCAAAGCAGAAAAAATACAGGCAAAGTTTAATGAACAAGTTAAAAGTGGATTAGAGTCACAACCAAGCACAAGTGGAATTAACAAATGGGTTACCAATGGAAGAAAAAGTAAAGATTCAAGtccaattaaacaattaaaattagataaaaccGTACTAGAAAACTTg gaGGCACAAGGCTTTAGTCGTACGAAAAGCAATTCTCGTCTTGTGTATGACTATAAGCATTGTTCTCAGGAATCAAACACTGTTGCAAGCCGTTCATCGCCTAACAAGTTTATAAGCACTGCTCGTCAGCAGGcggaaaagaaacaaattacgCCTGTTAAGTATGACGGTTCACCGAGAAGCAAGAAAACGGAAAGTGATGCTAGTGTGACTGCAAGTCCGGTTAACTCTTCTAAAAGCAACGATAGTAAAGTTTTGAATACTTCTGAAAATGTTAAAAGCGCGAACACTACTAGCAGTTCTCGATTACCGTCGAGAACTCTGTTTAACGGCTCTCCAAAGACTTTCGTCCAACCATCAGGTTCGGTGTTGGAAAAAGCGTCAATGTTTGAAGCTAAACATACAGAAACAAAGGCGAAAGATCCCGCTCAAATGTCGCTTGCCGAAAGAATGGCGCTTTTCGAACGAAATAAAGGAGAAGCGTTGATACCCAAGGCGCCGCTCACAATGTCGATACCGCCTAAAAAATTACAGGAAAAGGACAAGCAGTTAGGATCTCATTTTG AGTCATCTCCAATAAACAATCGAAATGCCGATGTCCAGAGTAGAACAGTTCTTGAACAACGTGCGATATTCGAGCAAGGCAACAATAAACATAAAGTAGAAGAAATGGAGAATCATATTTTACAAGCTACTTATGCCGAGAGACAACGTGAATTGACCATGCTACGCTCACGGTTTAATGCCAATAAAGAGGTTGCTCGTACCGCCGCTGGATCTTGTGTTCGAACGAGCGAAAGCAGCGAAGGGGGTGGTAAAGCTTCATCGCCAAAAAATTCGCCCATTTGTCCAGTAAAACCAACTCCTGCTCCA gaTCATATTGCTCCgcctccgccgccgccgccactacCCCAACCAGAAATCATATCGTATCATAGTAAATCTTCTTCAGTGAAAAGACAAG tCGTCGGAAGTCCACCCAAGGTTCAACATTTAAATGCAACATCCGACATCAAACGTATTCGCGTGTGTCCTCCAAAATCGGGATCCCTTTATCCAAATCTATCCGAGATTGAAATTACAGAAAGCGAGAGTGATACAGAATACACTGGCAACAGCAGCGAAGCTGTAACAGCTACTATCGATGAAAAAACTGAAACGGAAACTGAGACAACCTCTGAAGCCGATTATTAT catGATGAAGCTGATCAGGAAACTGAAAGTGATCAAGAAAGCGAACAAAATTCATCTTTTGGGCGTATGAGTTTTGGACGCAGTATTTTGCATGCGCTCGATCAACGTTCGATGTTTATCAAGGAAACAAACAAAAAG AGATGCATAGAGCCAAATCCAGACAGCACAACAACAGATATTTCAATACTTGATGATTTGGATGAAATTCTTGATGAAGAATTAGATAATGACGTGAAAGAGGGTCCAACACcacctaaaataaataaaggatGCGAATATCTGCCGTACAATAGTTCCAA ATATCGTTCGCCTTTGAAAGATTTAGATAAAATAGAGGATGGTAACAAGCGCATACCCTTGGTACGCACTGTTAGTGCTTATAGACGACAACAATCTCAA ttgGCTAAGACTAATTCAACAAGACATGAAATGGAATCAAGTCCAATTTCTGGTGCAGAGAAACACGAAGACGAATCCATATTGGTTGAGAATAAAGTGAAAAGATTATTAGACGAAATTAGGACGCAACAGAAAAAGATAGAGGAAGCTAGCAaagcattaaatttatgtcATGCTACGATCGAGTTTAACGGCTCTACTGAGCACGTTGGAGGCGAATGGGCTCTACTCGTTgcta cgcACAAACGTCAAGCTGCATTAAATGAAGTGCAAAGGCTGAAACGAGAAGGCACACTCAGACCTGTTAAGGCAGGCTCACCAGAAATGCAAGAGAGTGGGTCATTATCTATTTCTGCTATTACATTACCACTAAGGCAAGAATATTTCCGAAACATGGGTATGA ATACATATCTTCATTGCGTCTGCTTGATGTATTACTTAGGAGAAGTAGTCGCTACCCAAGCAGCAACTGCTGATCCAGGCGATTCGTGTATTCGTTTTAGTTCAATGTTGAAGCTTGAAAATTTGCACAatgatttcaaaattcttGTTGAAGTATACACCTTCCAGACGCAACCGAAATATTTGCCACATGAAAAGAAATATCATATTAGTCACAATGTAAAA GCAGTCAATAAGACAccaaagaaaaagaatcagTTTGTAATGCCGGATATACAGAGCCCAGCAGGTCCAAACGCAATCAGATCACCTGCTTTCGAATTATCTGGGACTGCGATCATTACTCTCAACGATATAAATCGCGAGCAATTTACTCTGCTTTGTGAG ATGTCGTCACACTCTCCTCTAGAAGGACGTCTACGAATGCATATATCGCGTGAGCTTTCGATTTCAGTCGAACATCGCGGATTTTTGACGATTTTCGAGGATATTACAAATTTGGGTGCTTGGCGCCGAAGATGGTGCTGGCTTAAAGACGCGAAACTTTATTATTGGATACATCCTGAGGACGAACACAAGAAAAGTCCAATAGAACTGCTGGATTTGGAGG CTGTAATTACAAggaatatacaatttataaatcgaGAAAAATACGCTCGTCCTTTCACATTTTTGCTCGAAGTATCGAGACCCGCGCAATCTGGTGACGCTAATAATCTCATTATGAAGACAGATGGAAAAAATACCATAATAGA GCACTTTTTATTAGCTGATACGAAAGAAGAAGGATTGCAATGGAtgtcaaaattgaataaaactcTAAGCTTAATCAGAGCTTGGAAACCGGGTAGAAATTAG
- the LOC105836576 gene encoding anillin isoform X3, which translates to MEPFIQRMLERAQARREKLDEQLSNAGHDVKRRRSPLKNANALLQQATATNENLVKKSPVKAAAVSASPVKSPRKSPVSKNLVSENVQNNKENGESYNVETYNVRSKLHRLGKLYSDDNLELSSPIHRTEEKFTAEESNEDHKPVRRGARLERLAGLASKINNWEDDLSHPTLTNSKLGSSKAEKIQAKFNEQVKSGLESQPSTSGINKWVTNGRKSKDSSPIKQLKLDKTVLENLESNTVASRSSPNKFISTARQQAEKKQITPVKYDGSPRSKKTESDASVTASPVNSSKSNDSKVLNTSENVKSANTTSSSRLPSRTLFNGSPKTFVQPSGSVLEKASMFEAKHTETKAKDPAQMSLAERMALFERNKGEALIPKAPLTMSIPPKKLQEKDKQLGSHFESSPINNRNADVQSRTVLEQRAIFEQGNNKHKVEEMENHILQATYAERQRELTMLRSRFNANKEVARTAAGSCVRTSESSEGGGKASSPKNSPICPVKPTPAPDHIAPPPPPPPLPQPEIISYHSKSSSVKRQVVGSPPKVQHLNATSDIKRIRVCPPKSGSLYPNLSEIEITESESDTEYTGNSSEAVTATIDEKTETETETTSEADYYVRHDEADQETESDQESEQNSSFGRMSFGRSILHALDQRSMFIKETNKKRCIEPNPDSTTTDISILDDLDEILDEELDNDVKEGPTPPKINKGCEYLPYNSSKYRSPLKDLDKIEDGNKRIPLVRTVSAYRRQQSQLAKTNSTRHEMESSPISGAEKHEDESILVENKVKRLLDEIRTQQKKIEEASKALNLCHATIEFNGSTEHVGGEWALLVATHKRQAALNEVQRLKREGTLRPVKAGSPEMQESGSLSISAITLPLRQEYFRNMGMNTYLHCVCLMYYLGEVVATQAATADPGDSCIRFSSMLKLENLHNDFKILVEVYTFQTQPKYLPHEKKYHISHNVKAVNKTPKKKNQFVMPDIQSPAGPNAIRSPAFELSGTAIITLNDINREQFTLLCEMSSHSPLEGRLRMHISRELSISVEHRGFLTIFEDITNLGAWRRRWCWLKDAKLYYWIHPEDEHKKSPIELLDLEAVITRNIQFINREKYARPFTFLLEVSRPAQSGDANNLIMKTDGKNTIIEHFLLADTKEEGLQWMSKLNKTLSLIRAWKPGRN; encoded by the exons ATGGAGCCCTTCATTCAG CGCATGTTGGAGCGTGCTCAGGCAAGGAGAGAGAAATTGGACGAGCAGTTGTCAAATGCAGGACATGATGTTAAAAGGAGACGGAGCCCTTTGAAGAATGCAAATGCTTTGTTACAACAAGCCACAG caacaaatgaaaatttagtcaaaaaaTCGCCAGTTAAAGCAGCTGCAGTTAGCGCAAGTCCTGTCAAATCTCCTCGCAAATCTCCAGTATCTAAAAATCTTGTGTCTGAAAATGTACAAAACAATAAGGAGAACGGTGAATCTTACAATGTTGAAACTTATAATGTGCGATCTAAGCTGCATAGACttggaaaattatattctg ATGATAATCTTGAATTAAGTTCACCCATACATAGGACTGAAGAAAAATTTACTGCTGAAGAAAGTAATGAGGATCATAAACCAGTCAGGAGAGGTGCTAGACTTGAAAGATTAGCAGGTTTAGCTTCGAAGATTAATAATTGGGAGGATGATTTATCTCATCCAACATTAACTAATTCTAAG CTTGGAAGTAGCAAAGCAGAAAAAATACAGGCAAAGTTTAATGAACAAGTTAAAAGTGGATTAGAGTCACAACCAAGCACAAGTGGAATTAACAAATGGGTTACCAATGGAAGAAAAAGTAAAGATTCAAGtccaattaaacaattaaaattagataaaaccGTACTAGAAAACTTg GAATCAAACACTGTTGCAAGCCGTTCATCGCCTAACAAGTTTATAAGCACTGCTCGTCAGCAGGcggaaaagaaacaaattacgCCTGTTAAGTATGACGGTTCACCGAGAAGCAAGAAAACGGAAAGTGATGCTAGTGTGACTGCAAGTCCGGTTAACTCTTCTAAAAGCAACGATAGTAAAGTTTTGAATACTTCTGAAAATGTTAAAAGCGCGAACACTACTAGCAGTTCTCGATTACCGTCGAGAACTCTGTTTAACGGCTCTCCAAAGACTTTCGTCCAACCATCAGGTTCGGTGTTGGAAAAAGCGTCAATGTTTGAAGCTAAACATACAGAAACAAAGGCGAAAGATCCCGCTCAAATGTCGCTTGCCGAAAGAATGGCGCTTTTCGAACGAAATAAAGGAGAAGCGTTGATACCCAAGGCGCCGCTCACAATGTCGATACCGCCTAAAAAATTACAGGAAAAGGACAAGCAGTTAGGATCTCATTTTG AGTCATCTCCAATAAACAATCGAAATGCCGATGTCCAGAGTAGAACAGTTCTTGAACAACGTGCGATATTCGAGCAAGGCAACAATAAACATAAAGTAGAAGAAATGGAGAATCATATTTTACAAGCTACTTATGCCGAGAGACAACGTGAATTGACCATGCTACGCTCACGGTTTAATGCCAATAAAGAGGTTGCTCGTACCGCCGCTGGATCTTGTGTTCGAACGAGCGAAAGCAGCGAAGGGGGTGGTAAAGCTTCATCGCCAAAAAATTCGCCCATTTGTCCAGTAAAACCAACTCCTGCTCCA gaTCATATTGCTCCgcctccgccgccgccgccactacCCCAACCAGAAATCATATCGTATCATAGTAAATCTTCTTCAGTGAAAAGACAAG tCGTCGGAAGTCCACCCAAGGTTCAACATTTAAATGCAACATCCGACATCAAACGTATTCGCGTGTGTCCTCCAAAATCGGGATCCCTTTATCCAAATCTATCCGAGATTGAAATTACAGAAAGCGAGAGTGATACAGAATACACTGGCAACAGCAGCGAAGCTGTAACAGCTACTATCGATGAAAAAACTGAAACGGAAACTGAGACAACCTCTGAAGCCGATTATTATGTTcga catGATGAAGCTGATCAGGAAACTGAAAGTGATCAAGAAAGCGAACAAAATTCATCTTTTGGGCGTATGAGTTTTGGACGCAGTATTTTGCATGCGCTCGATCAACGTTCGATGTTTATCAAGGAAACAAACAAAAAG AGATGCATAGAGCCAAATCCAGACAGCACAACAACAGATATTTCAATACTTGATGATTTGGATGAAATTCTTGATGAAGAATTAGATAATGACGTGAAAGAGGGTCCAACACcacctaaaataaataaaggatGCGAATATCTGCCGTACAATAGTTCCAA ATATCGTTCGCCTTTGAAAGATTTAGATAAAATAGAGGATGGTAACAAGCGCATACCCTTGGTACGCACTGTTAGTGCTTATAGACGACAACAATCTCAA ttgGCTAAGACTAATTCAACAAGACATGAAATGGAATCAAGTCCAATTTCTGGTGCAGAGAAACACGAAGACGAATCCATATTGGTTGAGAATAAAGTGAAAAGATTATTAGACGAAATTAGGACGCAACAGAAAAAGATAGAGGAAGCTAGCAaagcattaaatttatgtcATGCTACGATCGAGTTTAACGGCTCTACTGAGCACGTTGGAGGCGAATGGGCTCTACTCGTTgcta cgcACAAACGTCAAGCTGCATTAAATGAAGTGCAAAGGCTGAAACGAGAAGGCACACTCAGACCTGTTAAGGCAGGCTCACCAGAAATGCAAGAGAGTGGGTCATTATCTATTTCTGCTATTACATTACCACTAAGGCAAGAATATTTCCGAAACATGGGTATGA ATACATATCTTCATTGCGTCTGCTTGATGTATTACTTAGGAGAAGTAGTCGCTACCCAAGCAGCAACTGCTGATCCAGGCGATTCGTGTATTCGTTTTAGTTCAATGTTGAAGCTTGAAAATTTGCACAatgatttcaaaattcttGTTGAAGTATACACCTTCCAGACGCAACCGAAATATTTGCCACATGAAAAGAAATATCATATTAGTCACAATGTAAAA GCAGTCAATAAGACAccaaagaaaaagaatcagTTTGTAATGCCGGATATACAGAGCCCAGCAGGTCCAAACGCAATCAGATCACCTGCTTTCGAATTATCTGGGACTGCGATCATTACTCTCAACGATATAAATCGCGAGCAATTTACTCTGCTTTGTGAG ATGTCGTCACACTCTCCTCTAGAAGGACGTCTACGAATGCATATATCGCGTGAGCTTTCGATTTCAGTCGAACATCGCGGATTTTTGACGATTTTCGAGGATATTACAAATTTGGGTGCTTGGCGCCGAAGATGGTGCTGGCTTAAAGACGCGAAACTTTATTATTGGATACATCCTGAGGACGAACACAAGAAAAGTCCAATAGAACTGCTGGATTTGGAGG CTGTAATTACAAggaatatacaatttataaatcgaGAAAAATACGCTCGTCCTTTCACATTTTTGCTCGAAGTATCGAGACCCGCGCAATCTGGTGACGCTAATAATCTCATTATGAAGACAGATGGAAAAAATACCATAATAGA GCACTTTTTATTAGCTGATACGAAAGAAGAAGGATTGCAATGGAtgtcaaaattgaataaaactcTAAGCTTAATCAGAGCTTGGAAACCGGGTAGAAATTAG
- the LOC105836576 gene encoding anillin isoform X1, producing the protein MEPFIQRMLERAQARREKLDEQLSNAGHDVKRRRSPLKNANALLQQATATNENLVKKSPVKAAAVSASPVKSPRKSPVSKNLVSENVQNNKENGESYNVETYNVRSKLHRLGKLYSDDNLELSSPIHRTEEKFTAEESNEDHKPVRRGARLERLAGLASKINNWEDDLSHPTLTNSKLGSSKAEKIQAKFNEQVKSGLESQPSTSGINKWVTNGRKSKDSSPIKQLKLDKTVLENLEAQGFSRTKSNSRLVYDYKHCSQESNTVASRSSPNKFISTARQQAEKKQITPVKYDGSPRSKKTESDASVTASPVNSSKSNDSKVLNTSENVKSANTTSSSRLPSRTLFNGSPKTFVQPSGSVLEKASMFEAKHTETKAKDPAQMSLAERMALFERNKGEALIPKAPLTMSIPPKKLQEKDKQLGSHFESSPINNRNADVQSRTVLEQRAIFEQGNNKHKVEEMENHILQATYAERQRELTMLRSRFNANKEVARTAAGSCVRTSESSEGGGKASSPKNSPICPVKPTPAPDHIAPPPPPPPLPQPEIISYHSKSSSVKRQVVGSPPKVQHLNATSDIKRIRVCPPKSGSLYPNLSEIEITESESDTEYTGNSSEAVTATIDEKTETETETTSEADYYVRHDEADQETESDQESEQNSSFGRMSFGRSILHALDQRSMFIKETNKKRCIEPNPDSTTTDISILDDLDEILDEELDNDVKEGPTPPKINKGCEYLPYNSSKYRSPLKDLDKIEDGNKRIPLVRTVSAYRRQQSQLAKTNSTRHEMESSPISGAEKHEDESILVENKVKRLLDEIRTQQKKIEEASKALNLCHATIEFNGSTEHVGGEWALLVATHKRQAALNEVQRLKREGTLRPVKAGSPEMQESGSLSISAITLPLRQEYFRNMGMNTYLHCVCLMYYLGEVVATQAATADPGDSCIRFSSMLKLENLHNDFKILVEVYTFQTQPKYLPHEKKYHISHNVKAVNKTPKKKNQFVMPDIQSPAGPNAIRSPAFELSGTAIITLNDINREQFTLLCEMSSHSPLEGRLRMHISRELSISVEHRGFLTIFEDITNLGAWRRRWCWLKDAKLYYWIHPEDEHKKSPIELLDLEAVITRNIQFINREKYARPFTFLLEVSRPAQSGDANNLIMKTDGKNTIIEHFLLADTKEEGLQWMSKLNKTLSLIRAWKPGRN; encoded by the exons ATGGAGCCCTTCATTCAG CGCATGTTGGAGCGTGCTCAGGCAAGGAGAGAGAAATTGGACGAGCAGTTGTCAAATGCAGGACATGATGTTAAAAGGAGACGGAGCCCTTTGAAGAATGCAAATGCTTTGTTACAACAAGCCACAG caacaaatgaaaatttagtcaaaaaaTCGCCAGTTAAAGCAGCTGCAGTTAGCGCAAGTCCTGTCAAATCTCCTCGCAAATCTCCAGTATCTAAAAATCTTGTGTCTGAAAATGTACAAAACAATAAGGAGAACGGTGAATCTTACAATGTTGAAACTTATAATGTGCGATCTAAGCTGCATAGACttggaaaattatattctg ATGATAATCTTGAATTAAGTTCACCCATACATAGGACTGAAGAAAAATTTACTGCTGAAGAAAGTAATGAGGATCATAAACCAGTCAGGAGAGGTGCTAGACTTGAAAGATTAGCAGGTTTAGCTTCGAAGATTAATAATTGGGAGGATGATTTATCTCATCCAACATTAACTAATTCTAAG CTTGGAAGTAGCAAAGCAGAAAAAATACAGGCAAAGTTTAATGAACAAGTTAAAAGTGGATTAGAGTCACAACCAAGCACAAGTGGAATTAACAAATGGGTTACCAATGGAAGAAAAAGTAAAGATTCAAGtccaattaaacaattaaaattagataaaaccGTACTAGAAAACTTg gaGGCACAAGGCTTTAGTCGTACGAAAAGCAATTCTCGTCTTGTGTATGACTATAAGCATTGTTCTCAGGAATCAAACACTGTTGCAAGCCGTTCATCGCCTAACAAGTTTATAAGCACTGCTCGTCAGCAGGcggaaaagaaacaaattacgCCTGTTAAGTATGACGGTTCACCGAGAAGCAAGAAAACGGAAAGTGATGCTAGTGTGACTGCAAGTCCGGTTAACTCTTCTAAAAGCAACGATAGTAAAGTTTTGAATACTTCTGAAAATGTTAAAAGCGCGAACACTACTAGCAGTTCTCGATTACCGTCGAGAACTCTGTTTAACGGCTCTCCAAAGACTTTCGTCCAACCATCAGGTTCGGTGTTGGAAAAAGCGTCAATGTTTGAAGCTAAACATACAGAAACAAAGGCGAAAGATCCCGCTCAAATGTCGCTTGCCGAAAGAATGGCGCTTTTCGAACGAAATAAAGGAGAAGCGTTGATACCCAAGGCGCCGCTCACAATGTCGATACCGCCTAAAAAATTACAGGAAAAGGACAAGCAGTTAGGATCTCATTTTG AGTCATCTCCAATAAACAATCGAAATGCCGATGTCCAGAGTAGAACAGTTCTTGAACAACGTGCGATATTCGAGCAAGGCAACAATAAACATAAAGTAGAAGAAATGGAGAATCATATTTTACAAGCTACTTATGCCGAGAGACAACGTGAATTGACCATGCTACGCTCACGGTTTAATGCCAATAAAGAGGTTGCTCGTACCGCCGCTGGATCTTGTGTTCGAACGAGCGAAAGCAGCGAAGGGGGTGGTAAAGCTTCATCGCCAAAAAATTCGCCCATTTGTCCAGTAAAACCAACTCCTGCTCCA gaTCATATTGCTCCgcctccgccgccgccgccactacCCCAACCAGAAATCATATCGTATCATAGTAAATCTTCTTCAGTGAAAAGACAAG tCGTCGGAAGTCCACCCAAGGTTCAACATTTAAATGCAACATCCGACATCAAACGTATTCGCGTGTGTCCTCCAAAATCGGGATCCCTTTATCCAAATCTATCCGAGATTGAAATTACAGAAAGCGAGAGTGATACAGAATACACTGGCAACAGCAGCGAAGCTGTAACAGCTACTATCGATGAAAAAACTGAAACGGAAACTGAGACAACCTCTGAAGCCGATTATTATGTTcga catGATGAAGCTGATCAGGAAACTGAAAGTGATCAAGAAAGCGAACAAAATTCATCTTTTGGGCGTATGAGTTTTGGACGCAGTATTTTGCATGCGCTCGATCAACGTTCGATGTTTATCAAGGAAACAAACAAAAAG AGATGCATAGAGCCAAATCCAGACAGCACAACAACAGATATTTCAATACTTGATGATTTGGATGAAATTCTTGATGAAGAATTAGATAATGACGTGAAAGAGGGTCCAACACcacctaaaataaataaaggatGCGAATATCTGCCGTACAATAGTTCCAA ATATCGTTCGCCTTTGAAAGATTTAGATAAAATAGAGGATGGTAACAAGCGCATACCCTTGGTACGCACTGTTAGTGCTTATAGACGACAACAATCTCAA ttgGCTAAGACTAATTCAACAAGACATGAAATGGAATCAAGTCCAATTTCTGGTGCAGAGAAACACGAAGACGAATCCATATTGGTTGAGAATAAAGTGAAAAGATTATTAGACGAAATTAGGACGCAACAGAAAAAGATAGAGGAAGCTAGCAaagcattaaatttatgtcATGCTACGATCGAGTTTAACGGCTCTACTGAGCACGTTGGAGGCGAATGGGCTCTACTCGTTgcta cgcACAAACGTCAAGCTGCATTAAATGAAGTGCAAAGGCTGAAACGAGAAGGCACACTCAGACCTGTTAAGGCAGGCTCACCAGAAATGCAAGAGAGTGGGTCATTATCTATTTCTGCTATTACATTACCACTAAGGCAAGAATATTTCCGAAACATGGGTATGA ATACATATCTTCATTGCGTCTGCTTGATGTATTACTTAGGAGAAGTAGTCGCTACCCAAGCAGCAACTGCTGATCCAGGCGATTCGTGTATTCGTTTTAGTTCAATGTTGAAGCTTGAAAATTTGCACAatgatttcaaaattcttGTTGAAGTATACACCTTCCAGACGCAACCGAAATATTTGCCACATGAAAAGAAATATCATATTAGTCACAATGTAAAA GCAGTCAATAAGACAccaaagaaaaagaatcagTTTGTAATGCCGGATATACAGAGCCCAGCAGGTCCAAACGCAATCAGATCACCTGCTTTCGAATTATCTGGGACTGCGATCATTACTCTCAACGATATAAATCGCGAGCAATTTACTCTGCTTTGTGAG ATGTCGTCACACTCTCCTCTAGAAGGACGTCTACGAATGCATATATCGCGTGAGCTTTCGATTTCAGTCGAACATCGCGGATTTTTGACGATTTTCGAGGATATTACAAATTTGGGTGCTTGGCGCCGAAGATGGTGCTGGCTTAAAGACGCGAAACTTTATTATTGGATACATCCTGAGGACGAACACAAGAAAAGTCCAATAGAACTGCTGGATTTGGAGG CTGTAATTACAAggaatatacaatttataaatcgaGAAAAATACGCTCGTCCTTTCACATTTTTGCTCGAAGTATCGAGACCCGCGCAATCTGGTGACGCTAATAATCTCATTATGAAGACAGATGGAAAAAATACCATAATAGA GCACTTTTTATTAGCTGATACGAAAGAAGAAGGATTGCAATGGAtgtcaaaattgaataaaactcTAAGCTTAATCAGAGCTTGGAAACCGGGTAGAAATTAG